In a genomic window of Passer domesticus isolate bPasDom1 chromosome 3, bPasDom1.hap1, whole genome shotgun sequence:
- the LOC135297830 gene encoding uncharacterized protein LOC135297830 — protein sequence MVPIAVLITWQLLIQALDQSLVTAWIVPQPRKNVWVTLAHALNQDHLCLSTPAADNPMSTCLVGIPFQLTDFPSSLVNIQSQLNRNNPSGQWVEIFRYWGVVSYVKTPITNPLELWRKWVFDLPYAEAEPQEFELLGSAKADLCVHFDFTPSSQVKSYEDVKQHKLEFRAAAWCAQVGKISAPSTDDGYPRKLDKGVFLICGDRAYPGIPSRLLGGPCTLGRLSLASPNMTQIPIRHVKKSTKIVKRGAEQLDEHCDSEIYHWAKSKRIAVSVFLPWVAAAKSLSELGNLECWVTHQANLTSQALSDLLADEEITRRATLQNRAAIDFLLLAHGHGCQEFEGLCCFNLTSRSKSIHASIQEMKDLVGAVKQESEDWFKDLFRNWGLSGWMLSLIKDIGYFVVILLLVALSFGVIKRIITASLTNSSSKSKVVIAAATTQEDSWWKNPTSRDTQV from the coding sequence ATGGTCCCCATTGCAGTTCTCATCACCTGGCAACTCCTAATTCAAGCCTTGGACCAGTCCCTGGTGACCGCGTGGATTGTCCCGCAGCCTCGCAAAAACGTGTGGGTAACTCTAGCCCATGCCCTCAATCAGGACCATCTTTGTCTATCCACGCCAGCAGCGGACAACCCTATGTCGACATGTCTGGTGGGGATTCCCTTCCAACTGACGGATTTTCCCAGCTCCCTTGTAAACATTCAGAGCCAACTGAATAGGAATAATCCGTCAGGTCAGTGGGTGGAGATTTTTCGATATTGGGGGGTTGTGAGTTATGTAAAAACACCCATAACCAACCCCCTAGAGCTCTGGCGCAAGTGGGTATTCGACCTACCCTACGCagaggctgagccccaggaaTTCGAACTACTGGGCTCGGCCAAAGCAGACCTCTGTGTGCACTTTGATTTCACACCATCGTCCCAAGTTAAATCTTACGAAGATGTCAAGCAGCACAAACTAGAATTCCGGGCAGCTGCATGGTGCGCACAGGTGGGCAAAATAAGCGCCCCATCCACTGACGATGGGTACCCCAGGAAACTAGATAAAGGTGTCTTCCTAATCTGTGGGGACAGGGCGTACCCGGGAATCCCGTCTCGTCTCCTAGGAGGCCCGTGCACCCTAGGGCGACTGTCGCTGGCGTCACCCAACATGACACAAATTCCGATCAGGCATGTCAAAAAGAGTACAAAAATTGTAAAAAGGGGTGCAGAACAATTGGACGAACATTGTGACAGTGAAATTTATCATTGGGCCAAATCCAAAAGGATCGCCGTCTCCGTCTTTTTACCTTGGGTGGCGGCGGCCAAGTCTCTTAGCGAACTTGGTAACCTCGAATGTTGGGTAACACACCAAGCAAATTTGACCTCACAGGCCCTGAGCGACCTCCTAGCAGATGAGGAGATCACCAGACGCGCGACCCTGCAGAACAGGGCCGCTATCGActttctgctgctggcacatGGGCACGGCTGCCAAGAGTttgaggggctgtgctgcttcaATTTAACATCTCGCAGCAAGTCAATCCACGCGTCGATCCAGGAAATGAAAGACCTCGTCGGCGCTGTCAAACAAGAGAGCGAAGACTGGTTCAAGGACTTGTTCAGGAACTGGGGGCTTTCAGGTTGGATGCTTTCTCTTATAAAAGACATCGGTTATTTTGTTGTTATCCTCCTTCTTGTGGCTTTGAGTTTTGGGGTCATCAAGAGAATCATCACCGCCTCTCTAACTAACTCTTCATCGAAATCGAAGGTTGTAATCGCAGCTGCAACAACGCAAGAGGACAGCTGGTGGAAGAATCCCACATCGAGAGACACTCAAGTATAA